In Cytophagales bacterium, the following are encoded in one genomic region:
- a CDS encoding alpha/beta hydrolase, which translates to MHPSVIKTISTVAPGMVVSFAYKMLTNPQVKKLRDHETKILSQAIQEDFPFKNFSIKLYQWGQGTKKILLIHGWEGQAGNFADLIEKLLQEDYTIYAFDGPSHGYSSSGKTNMFDFTELVGLLIKKFEVKLLVSHSFGGVATSFALYDNQDIQIDKYLMLTTPDRFTERIDDVAASIGITNKVKALLIKKLETATGRDVGHLNVSDFVKSINVESAMIIHDKDDKVIPISRSRNVHANWSAAEFLEVSGTGHFRILRDASVINSVLDFLNS; encoded by the coding sequence ATGCATCCGTCTGTCATCAAAACCATCTCCACCGTTGCTCCGGGAATGGTGGTTTCCTTCGCCTACAAGATGCTCACCAATCCACAGGTCAAGAAGCTGCGTGATCACGAGACCAAAATCCTCAGTCAAGCCATTCAGGAGGATTTTCCTTTCAAGAATTTCAGTATCAAGTTGTACCAATGGGGGCAAGGGACTAAGAAGATCCTACTCATCCATGGGTGGGAAGGTCAGGCGGGCAATTTTGCGGATTTGATTGAAAAGTTGCTGCAAGAAGATTACACGATCTATGCATTTGATGGGCCGTCTCATGGCTACAGTAGTTCCGGGAAGACCAATATGTTCGACTTTACCGAACTGGTGGGGTTACTGATTAAGAAATTTGAAGTGAAATTGTTGGTCAGTCATTCCTTTGGAGGCGTAGCAACAAGTTTTGCGCTCTATGACAACCAGGACATCCAAATTGATAAATATTTAATGCTCACCACACCCGATCGGTTTACCGAACGAATCGATGATGTGGCTGCATCAATAGGGATCACGAATAAGGTAAAGGCTCTATTGATCAAAAAATTGGAAACAGCTACCGGCAGAGATGTCGGACACTTGAATGTCAGCGATTTTGTGAAGTCCATTAATGTGGAATCAGCGATGATCATCCATGATAAGGACGATAAAGTAATTCCAATTAGTCGGTCAAGAAACGTACACGCTAATTGGTCGGCGGCGGAATTTCTGGAGGTTTCAGGAACCGGGCATTTTCGGATATTGCGTGATGCTTCCGTGATCAACTCTGTACTTGATTTTTTGAACAGCTGA
- a CDS encoding DUF6728 family protein, whose translation MDVITYYFRKPDPSRPKSFNLRAMHTINKISILLFLIALVIWIVRRLG comes from the coding sequence ATGGATGTGATCACCTATTATTTCAGAAAGCCTGATCCTTCACGGCCAAAGAGTTTCAACCTTAGGGCCATGCACACCATCAACAAGATTTCGATCTTGTTGTTTTTAATTGCCCTGGTTATCTGGATCGTTAGGAGGTTAGGGTAA
- the ispG gene encoding (E)-4-hydroxy-3-methylbut-2-enyl-diphosphate synthase → MASIDQVVANTKLYCNSLTEYSRRETRVVNIGDMPLGGTYPIRVQSMTTVDTMDTQGSIEQSIRMIEAGCELVRITAPSIKEAQNLEPIKNGLRERGYQTPLVADIHFTPNAAELAARIVEKVRVNPGNYADKKKFEEIDYTDASYEAELERIREKFTPLVQICKDHGTAMRIGTNHGSLSDRIMSRYGDTPMGMVESALEFLRICEDLNYYDIVLSMKSSNPQVMVQAYRMLVQKMDEEGLQPYPLHLGVTEAGEAEDGRIKSAVGIGTLLEDGLGDTVRVSLTEEPEAEAPVAAMLINQLNGRADHATIKPIEEYPIDPYAYSRRKTEEVLNFGKENVPRVIADFSQYEIKEMADLKGIGHFYLPATDKWGMNDLGADYIYAGKTPVPFMLPNGLKEILDADAWQQGDLAHAFPLFRYNELRGESKLHPELNFVLCQPEELDQLDVELIKNQFVIILESSNVHAMADLRRGFVTMKERGIQVPVVIKRTYEVDEEDRVMLVASTDAGGLLVDGMGDGIMLSAKAAPSLENLKLLNDTAFGILQAARTRITKTEYISCPSCGRTLFDLQETTAMIRKRTDHLKGVKIGIMGCIVNGPGEMADADYGYVGSGKGKITLYKGQEVVKRSVPAENALDELINVIKEDGAWTEPEVVA, encoded by the coding sequence ATGGCTTCAATAGATCAGGTTGTGGCAAATACGAAATTGTATTGTAACAGCCTTACGGAATATTCGAGAAGAGAAACACGTGTCGTCAATATCGGAGACATGCCCCTGGGTGGAACATACCCCATACGGGTACAATCCATGACTACTGTGGACACGATGGATACCCAAGGCTCGATCGAGCAGTCAATAAGAATGATTGAGGCAGGTTGTGAACTGGTACGGATCACGGCGCCAAGCATCAAAGAAGCGCAGAACCTTGAGCCCATCAAAAATGGCCTTAGGGAAAGAGGTTATCAAACACCATTGGTCGCTGACATTCACTTCACACCCAATGCAGCAGAATTGGCGGCCAGGATTGTAGAAAAGGTGCGCGTCAATCCAGGAAACTACGCGGATAAAAAGAAGTTTGAAGAGATCGATTATACTGATGCCAGTTACGAAGCAGAACTGGAGCGGATTCGGGAAAAATTCACTCCGTTGGTTCAGATCTGTAAAGATCATGGTACGGCGATGCGAATTGGTACGAATCACGGGTCTTTGTCTGATCGGATCATGAGTCGTTATGGGGATACCCCCATGGGTATGGTTGAATCTGCTTTGGAGTTCCTGCGAATTTGCGAAGACCTCAACTATTACGATATCGTCCTCTCTATGAAGTCCAGCAATCCACAGGTGATGGTGCAAGCCTATCGCATGCTCGTACAGAAGATGGATGAAGAAGGACTGCAGCCATATCCGTTACATTTGGGTGTAACCGAAGCGGGAGAGGCTGAGGATGGACGGATCAAGTCGGCGGTAGGCATTGGAACCTTGCTGGAAGACGGTTTGGGTGATACAGTTCGGGTTTCTTTGACGGAAGAGCCTGAAGCTGAAGCACCGGTTGCAGCGATGTTGATCAATCAATTGAATGGCAGAGCAGATCATGCAACGATTAAGCCTATTGAAGAATATCCGATAGATCCTTATGCTTATTCAAGGAGGAAGACGGAAGAAGTCTTGAATTTTGGCAAAGAGAACGTTCCTCGTGTCATTGCCGATTTTAGCCAGTACGAGATCAAAGAAATGGCAGACCTCAAAGGAATAGGTCATTTCTATTTACCTGCAACCGATAAATGGGGCATGAATGACCTGGGAGCTGATTATATCTACGCTGGAAAAACGCCTGTTCCTTTCATGCTGCCCAATGGACTGAAGGAAATCCTGGATGCCGATGCCTGGCAACAGGGAGATTTAGCGCATGCGTTTCCATTGTTCAGATATAATGAGCTACGAGGGGAATCAAAGCTGCATCCTGAGTTGAATTTCGTACTGTGTCAGCCGGAAGAATTGGATCAATTGGATGTTGAGTTGATCAAGAACCAATTTGTGATCATTCTTGAGTCGTCCAATGTACATGCCATGGCTGATTTGCGAAGAGGATTTGTCACAATGAAAGAGAGAGGTATCCAGGTGCCGGTGGTGATCAAACGGACGTATGAAGTGGATGAAGAGGATCGTGTGATGTTGGTGGCTTCTACAGATGCAGGAGGGTTATTGGTTGACGGTATGGGAGATGGCATCATGCTAAGCGCAAAGGCTGCTCCGAGTTTAGAAAACCTCAAATTATTGAATGATACGGCTTTCGGCATTTTACAAGCTGCCAGGACCCGGATCACGAAAACAGAATACATCAGTTGTCCTTCTTGCGGACGAACTTTATTTGACCTGCAAGAGACCACAGCAATGATCCGAAAACGCACCGATCACCTTAAAGGGGTGAAAATCGGGATCATGGGATGCATAGTGAATGGCCCTGGGGAAATGGCTGATGCGGATTACGGTTATGTAGGTTCTGGAAAAGGAAAGATTACATTGTACAAAGGTCAGGAAGTGGTCAAAAGATCGGTTCCTGCGGAAAATGCCCTGGATGAACTGATCAACGTGATCAAGGAAGATGGGGCCTGGACCGAGCCTGAGGTTGTAGCGTAA
- a CDS encoding SDR family oxidoreductase — protein sequence MEHKLVVVTGGTKGIGRAIVEAFTSAGYAVATCARNEEDLEQLKEDLKSKEAKIHTCKADLSVREDIDAFLDFVKMIGKPVSVLVNNTGTFRPGEVLSEEEGSLEFMIDTNLYSAYHITRGIAPSMKTNGAGHIFNICSTASLMAYTMGGSYCISKFALYGLSKVLREELKESDVRVTSVLPGATLTPSWDGMDIPDERFIKAQDIAKLVVTTAELSPGSVVEDLLIRPQLGDI from the coding sequence ATGGAGCACAAGCTTGTTGTTGTTACCGGCGGCACAAAAGGCATCGGCCGGGCCATTGTTGAGGCATTTACTTCGGCTGGATATGCCGTGGCCACCTGCGCAAGAAATGAAGAGGATCTGGAGCAGCTTAAGGAGGATCTTAAGTCCAAAGAAGCTAAGATCCATACCTGTAAAGCCGACTTGTCGGTGAGAGAGGATATTGATGCATTTCTTGATTTCGTCAAAATGATTGGCAAACCGGTATCGGTGCTGGTGAATAATACAGGAACTTTCCGTCCAGGAGAAGTACTCAGTGAAGAGGAGGGTAGCCTGGAATTCATGATCGATACCAACCTATATTCCGCTTATCACATCACACGCGGGATTGCTCCGTCTATGAAGACAAATGGCGCTGGTCATATCTTCAATATTTGCTCTACGGCAAGTTTGATGGCTTATACGATGGGTGGATCTTACTGTATTTCCAAGTTTGCCCTTTATGGATTATCTAAAGTACTCCGTGAAGAACTGAAGGAGTCGGATGTGCGCGTGACTTCAGTTTTACCCGGAGCCACACTCACACCTAGCTGGGATGGAATGGACATTCCAGATGAGCGTTTCATCAAAGCACAGGATATCGCTAAGCTGGTAGTAACAACCGCTGAATTGAGTCCGGGTAGTGTGGTGGAAGACCTCCTGATAAGGCCTCAGTTAGGGGATATTTGA
- a CDS encoding ABC transporter permease — translation MKSLGLYVIFIGNLFKRMESFRTYASLTLNECIKVGYNSVFIVTVISLFMGAVTTIQVAYNLVSPFIPDLIIANVARDMTLLELSPTIIGLVFAGKIGSNIASELGTMRITEQVDALEVMGINATSYLVLPKIVASLIMFPMLVIISMFLTLIGGYFAGTMVGVISGTDFISGIRLNFVPFAIYFAIIKAIAFSFVVASLSAFKGFYIKGGALEVGVASTTAVNNSCIGILAADYVLANLLAQYLGA, via the coding sequence ATGAAGAGCCTTGGCCTTTATGTGATCTTCATTGGCAATCTCTTTAAGCGAATGGAGTCCTTTCGGACATACGCATCCCTGACCCTCAACGAGTGTATTAAAGTGGGTTACAACTCCGTATTCATTGTAACCGTGATTTCTTTGTTCATGGGTGCGGTGACAACCATTCAGGTGGCCTATAATTTGGTCAGCCCTTTTATTCCAGACTTAATTATTGCAAATGTCGCCAGAGATATGACCCTGCTGGAACTATCTCCTACCATCATTGGGTTGGTTTTTGCAGGGAAGATCGGCTCCAATATTGCGAGTGAACTGGGGACCATGAGGATCACCGAACAGGTAGATGCGCTTGAAGTAATGGGCATCAACGCTACTTCTTATCTCGTACTTCCCAAAATTGTGGCCTCATTGATCATGTTCCCCATGCTGGTGATCATTTCTATGTTTCTGACACTGATCGGAGGCTATTTTGCGGGTACGATGGTCGGTGTGATCAGTGGCACAGATTTCATCTCTGGCATTCGATTGAATTTTGTTCCGTTCGCGATCTACTTCGCCATCATCAAAGCGATTGCCTTTTCATTTGTGGTTGCTTCCTTGTCTGCTTTCAAAGGCTTCTACATCAAAGGTGGAGCACTGGAAGTTGGTGTGGCGTCTACTACAGCCGTCAATAATAGCTGTATTGGTATTCTCGCTGCAGATTATGTACTAGCCAATTTACTGGCCCAATACTTAGGCGCATGA
- a CDS encoding ATP-binding cassette domain-containing protein: MIEVRNIKKSFGGKSVLNGIDGVFEKGKANLIIGASGTGKSVLLKNMVGLIQPDQGEVLYNDRDFTNGDKNIQTDIRREIGMLFQGGALFDSMNVEQNIMFPLNVLTDMGPSEKLDRVNFCLERVDMKGVNKKMPSEISGGMKKRVGIARAIVTQPNYLYCDEPNSGLDPQTSIRIDNLIKDLTDEYNMTTVVVTHDMNSVIEIGDKIMFLFKGDKLWEGSSEDIMHTDVPELNDFVFATRLMKKIKAE; the protein is encoded by the coding sequence ATGATAGAAGTTAGGAACATTAAGAAAAGTTTTGGCGGCAAATCAGTGCTAAACGGGATTGATGGCGTATTCGAAAAAGGGAAAGCCAATCTAATCATTGGCGCCAGTGGCACGGGAAAAAGTGTCCTGCTCAAAAACATGGTTGGATTGATCCAACCAGATCAAGGGGAAGTACTCTACAATGACCGGGATTTCACCAATGGTGATAAAAACATACAAACCGATATTCGAAGAGAAATTGGCATGCTGTTTCAGGGCGGTGCGCTCTTCGATAGCATGAACGTGGAACAGAACATCATGTTTCCACTCAATGTACTAACCGACATGGGACCATCTGAGAAACTGGACCGGGTCAATTTCTGTCTGGAGCGGGTGGACATGAAAGGGGTCAATAAGAAAATGCCTTCTGAGATCAGCGGGGGCATGAAAAAGCGGGTAGGCATTGCCAGGGCGATCGTTACCCAACCTAATTACCTCTACTGTGATGAGCCCAACTCGGGACTGGATCCTCAGACTTCCATTCGCATCGACAATTTGATCAAAGATTTGACGGACGAATACAACATGACCACTGTGGTCGTTACTCATGATATGAATTCTGTAATCGAGATTGGCGATAAGATCATGTTCCTATTCAAGGGAGACAAGCTGTGGGAAGGATCCAGTGAGGACATCATGCATACGGACGTACCGGAACTCAATGATTTCGTATTCGCCACTCGTCTTATGAAAAAGATCAAAGCGGAATAA